A window from Salvia miltiorrhiza cultivar Shanhuang (shh) chromosome 2, IMPLAD_Smil_shh, whole genome shotgun sequence encodes these proteins:
- the LOC131010243 gene encoding uncharacterized protein LOC131010243, which yields MATAMEKLVVQGLGRRDTPGKANPHSSFASPLTSPFRRRRRRFQLRASSLVLPLLPFPIDQVLIPSEVKSLHLYEARYIALLEESLFKKNKLFVHFVLDPIGLGGTSIEASFAARYGCLVTIEKVEKLEIGALVLIRGVGRVKLLEFKKAQPYLTGEVTPMQDNVPLNMIEINSEVLKLKEVLHNLKRLEIKLKTPGETLLQTQITNSLVWTEKQITLDCIKDFVPSVAERVSFAALQPVSGSTQSELAKLQKEKLAAMETTDTLQRLEKTAQLARDNISMLAAKLAIQSLERQ from the exons ATGGCGACGGCGATGGAGAAGTTGGTAGTGCAAGGTCTAGGCCGCAGAGATACGCCGGGGAAAG CTAATCCCCATTCCTCATTTGCTTCGCCTCTCACTTCCCCATTtcgacgccgccgccgccgtttcCAGCTCCGGGCTTCGTCTCTGGTGCTCCCGCTTCTGCCTTTCCCCATCGACCAG GTCCTGATTCCATCTGAGGTTAAAAGCCTTCATCTATATGAAGCAAGGTATATAGCGCTGCTGGAAGAG TCTTTATTTAAGAAGAACAAGTTGTTTGTGCACTTTGTGCTAGATCCAATTGGTCTTGGTGGTACGTCAATAGAGGCATCCTTTGCTGCTAGATATGGTTGTTTGGTCACAATAGAGAAA GTCGAAAAACTAGAAATTGGTGCGTTGGTCCTGATAAGAGGTGTAGGTCGAGTAAAACTATTGGAGTTCAAAAAG GCTCAACCGTACTTGACTGGAGAAGTTACACCGATGCAAGACAATGTTCCTCTCAACATGATCGAAATAAACTCGGAAGTTCTGAAATTGAAGGAAGTTCTTCACAATTTGAAAAGGTTGGAGATAAAATTgaag ACACCAGGGGAAACATTATTGCAAACACAAATTACAAATTCTCTTGTTTGGACCGAAAAGCAAATAACTTTGGATTGTATCAAAGATTTTGTTCCATCTGTTGCTGAACGTGTTTCTTTTGCAGCGCTTCAACCTGTTTCGG GTTCCACTCAATCAGAATTGGCAAAGTTGCAGAAAGAAAAACTGGCGGCGATGGAAACAACGGACACACTCCAAAGACTAGAGAAAACTGCCCAATTAGCCAGAGACAATATCTCAATGCTTGCAGCTAAGCTTGCCATTCAATCTCTAGAGAGGCAATGA